One genomic window of Panicum hallii strain FIL2 chromosome 6, PHallii_v3.1, whole genome shotgun sequence includes the following:
- the LOC112896536 gene encoding acyl carrier protein 3, chloroplastic-like: MATIAGSALSFARPVKAVNTSSLSFSASRKGNAFLRLQPVQKRFAVSYAAKKDTVDKVCEIVKKQLAVPEGTEVCGASKFSDLGADSLDTVEIVMGLEEEFGISVEESSAQSIATVEDAAELIDKLVSAKSP, encoded by the exons ATGGCCACCATCGCCGGATCCGCCCTCTCCTTCGCCAGGCCCGTCAAG GCCGTCAACACTAGCTCACTCTCTTTCTCTGCTTCGAGGAAGGGCAATGCATTCCTCCGCCTGCAGCCAGTGCAGAAGAGATTCGCTGTTTCCTATGCT GCCAAAAAGGATACAGTGGACAAGGTTTGTGAAATTGTGAAGAAGCAGCTTGCTGTTCCAGAGGGCACTGAAGTTTGTGGTGCCTCTAAGTTCTCTGATCTTGGCGCAGATTCACTTGATACG GTTGAGATCGTGATGGGCCTTGAGGAGGAGTTTGGGATCAGCGTCGAGGAATCAAGCGCTCAGTCAATTGCGACAGTTGAGGATGCTGCCGAGCTCATCGACAAGCTTGTCTCTGCGAAATCGCCCTAA
- the LOC112896535 gene encoding protein FD-like isoform X2 encodes MEPQRGGEQLAWGATGAASPCLCPAAVASSAAGAPAGNVFPRQALEQEMLRRAELQLQGGGGGDRRRERKMKNRESAARSRARRLAYVNELEKEVSLLRAEKEELRRLCEELKEAAEAPAKRGPHQRLQRTSSAPF; translated from the exons ATGGAGCCGCAGCGAGGAGGGGAGCAGCTCGCGTGGGGGGCGACGGGCGCCGCCTCGCCCTgcctctgccccgccgccgTGGCATCGTCAGCCGCGGGCGCACCCGCAGGTAACGTGTTCCCCCGCcaggcgctggagcaggagatgctgcgccgcgccgagctgcagctgcagggcggcggcgggggcgaccGGCGGAGGGAGCGGAAGATGAAGAACCGCGAGTCGGCGGCGCGGTCCCGCGCGCGCAGGCTGGCGTACGTGAACGAGCTGGAGAAGGAGGTGAGCCTTCTCCGCGCCGAGAAAGAGGAGCTCAGGAGGCTCTGCGAGGAG ctgaaggaggcggcggaggcgccggCGAAGAGGGGCCCCCATCAGCGGCTGCAGAGGACGTCCTCCGCGCCGTTCTAG
- the LOC112897758 gene encoding atherin-like, whose product MAGEAATALRGAPAGAAGPSRSRSPPRFTALELAAAEQLIHLSESSCSSGAAAPTPRGGGLLLPASAASAASSSTSPRSVNNAPPPAAPPAAVAEDEEDDDEQEVGGRRRRNKRYRPIAEIYAATDPKPIGPRRRKAEDRPRPAAPAPAKAKELGATE is encoded by the coding sequence ATGGCCGGCGAGGCCGCCACCGCCCTGCGCGGCGCGCCCGCGGGGGCCGCCGGGCCGTCCCGATCCCGGTCCCCGCCGCGGTTCACGGCGCTGGAGCTGGCCGCGGCGGAGCAGCTCATCCACCTCAGCGAGagcagctgctcctccggcgCCGCGGCCCCGACCCCGCGCGGTGGGGGCCTGCTGCTCCCGGCCTCCGCCGCGTCCGCCGCGTCGTCCTCGACCTCCCCGCGCTCCGTGAACAACGCCCCCCCGCCCGCGGCGCCGCCTGCTGCTGtggcggaggacgaggaggacgacgacgagcaGGAGGTGGGTGGGAGGCGGCGCAGGAACAAGCGCTACCGCCCGATCGCGGAGATCTACGCGGCCACTGACCCCAAGCCGATCGGGCCGCGCCGCAGGAAGGCCGAGGACAGGCCCAGgccggccgcccccgcccccgccaaGGCCAAGGAGCTAGGGGCGACCGAGTAG
- the LOC112897192 gene encoding probable 26S proteasome non-ATPase regulatory subunit 3, which produces MPEDVQMNDSEPHPAAPPPAAAPAAAAPALSTLHHLKEIASVIEAGSLSKEVRRISRAVRLTVALRRRLAARDVSTFLAFALPASSEAYARLTALVPKEDDTEMDVDAAAPTAQISIKHGLPEIEIFCYLLVLIFLIDQKKYDEAKACATASIARLKNLNRRTVDVLASRLYFYYSYVYELTNSLAEIRGNLLALHRMATLHRDELGQETLLNLLLRNYLHYNLYDQAEKLRSKAPRFEAHSNQQFCRYLFYLGKIRTIQLEYTDAKESLLQAARKAPTTARGFRIQCNKWAIIVRLLLGEIPERTVFMQKGMKKALTPYFELTNAVRVGDLELFRAVADKFASTFSADRTRNLIVRLRHNVIRTGLRNISISYSRISLADIAKKLRLDSENPVADAESIVAKAIRDGAIDATIDHANGWMVSKETGDVYSTNEPQIAFNSRIAFCLNMHNEAVKAMRFPPNSHKEKESAEKRRERLQQEEELAKHMAEEDDDDF; this is translated from the exons atGCCGGAAGACGTGCAGATGAACGACTCGGAGCCCCACCCGgcggcccctcctcccgccgcggcccccgctGCCGCAGCGCCGGCGCTCTCCACACTCCACC ATCTGAAGGAGATCGCGTCCGTGATCGAGGCCGGCTCCCTGTCCAAGGAGGTCCGCCGGATCTCCCGCGCCGTCCGCCTCACCGtcgcgctccgccgccgcctcgccgcgcggGACGTCTCCACCTTCCTCGCCTTCGCGCTCCCCGCGTCCTCTGAGGCCTACGCTCGCCTCACCGCCCTGGTGCCCAAG GAAGATGATACTGAGATGGATGTTGATGCTGCGGCTCCAACAGCTCAGATTTCAATCAAGCATGGTCTCCCTGAAATTGAAATTTTTTGCTACTTGCTTGTCCTGATTTTCCTTATTGATCAAAAGAAATATGATGAG GCTAAAGCATGCGCAACTGCGAGCATTGCTCGTCTGAAGAACTTGAACCGGAGAACTGTTGATGTTTTGGCTTCTCGTCTGTACTTTTATTACTCCTATGTGTATGAGCTTACCAACAGCCTTGCTGAAATCCGTGG GAATCTGCTCGCATTGCACAGGATGGCAACTTTGCACCGTGATGAGCTTGGCCAG GAAACTCTGCTCAATCTCCTCCTCCGCAATTACCTCCACTACAACTTGTATGACCAGGCAGAAAAGCTTAGATCAAAGGCGCCTCGTTTTGAAGCGCATTCCAACCAACAA TTCTGCCGATACCTGTTCTACTTGGGTAAAATTAGGACAATTCAGTTGGAGTACACTGATGCTAAAGAAAGCCTCCTGCAAGCTGCTCGGAAGGCACCCACAACAGCTCGTGGTTTTCGTATTCAGTGCAACAAATGGGCTATCATCGTGAGGCTACTTCTTGGAGAGATTCCGGAGAGAACTGTTTTCATGCAGAAAGGAATGAAGAAAGCTTTGACGCCTTATTTTGAGCTCACAAAT GCTGTCAGGGTGGGGGACCTGGAACTGTTCAGGGCTGTTGCAGACAAATTTGCAAGCACATTCAGTGCAGACAGGACTCGCAACCTGATCGTGAGGCTGCGCCACAATGTCATTCGAACTGGACTGCGCAATATCAGCATTTCATACTCAAGGATCTCCCTTGCTGACATTGCCAAGAAGCTCAGACTAGACTCCGAGAATCCTGTTGCCGATGCCGAGAGCATTGTAGCCAAGGCCATAAGAGATGGTGCAATTGACGCCACCATAGATCATGCGAATGGCTGGATGGTGTCGAAGGAAACTGGCGATGTCTACTCGACGAATGAGCCGCAGATCGCATTCAACTCCAGGATTGCTTTCTGCCTGAACATGCACAATGAGGCGGTCAAGGCGATGAGGTTCCCCCCTAATTCTCACAAGGAAAAGGAGAGCGCGGAGAAGCGCCGCGAGAGGCTTCAGCAGGAGGAAGAATTGGCAAAACACATGGCCGAAGAGGACGATGATGATTTCTAA
- the LOC112896533 gene encoding beta-galactosidase 11-like, whose protein sequence is MSGHRARLAALAVALMMASGAAAAWELTKKGTVISYDRRSLMVDGRREIFFSGSIHYPRSPSDMWPDLIAKAKEGGLNVIESYVFWNIHEPEKGVLNFEGRYDMVKFFKMIQDNDMYAIVRIGPFIQAEWNHGGLPYWLREIPDIVFRTNNEPFKSHMEKFVNLIVKKLKDANLFASQGGPIILAQIENEYQHLEAAFKEEGTKYINWAAKMAEATSTGVPWIMCKQTKAPGEVIPTCNGRNCGDTWPGPTNKTKPLLWTENWTAQYRVFGDPPSQRSAEDIAFAVARFFSVGGTMTNYYMYHGGTNFGRTAAAFVMPKYYDEAPLDEFGLYKEPKWGHLRDLHQALKLCKKALLWGTMSTQPLGKQLEARVFEVKDQNVCVAFLSNHNTKDDVTLTFRGQPYFVPRHSISILADCKTVVFSTQHVNSQHNQRTFHFTDQTVQNNVWQMYDEEKIPKYKQAKIRTRKPEELYNLTKDKTDYVWYTSSFKLESDDMPFRRDIRPVLEVNSHGHASVAFVNNAFVGCGHGTKMNKAFMLQKPMDLKKGVNHIAVLASTLGMMDSGAYLEHREAGIDRVQITGLNAGTLDLTNNGWGHIVSLVGEQKEIYTEKGMGTVAWKPAVNDKPLTWYKRNFDMPSGDDPVVLDLSPMGKGMMFVNGEGIGRYWISYKHALGRPSQQLYHVPRSFLREKNNVLVLFEEEGGHPEAIMILTVKRDNICTFMSEKNPAHIKNWQREDSQITAKGGGGGDLKPQATLSCPPKKVIQQVVFASFGNPQGICGNYTLGNCHTPRAHEVAEKACLGQRTCTLPVSADAYGGDLKCPGTTATLAVQAKCSKRAPGAPGAPAAAAQ, encoded by the exons ATGTCCGGCCACCGCGCCCGCCTCGCCGCGCTGGCGGTCGCGCTGATGATGGCctccggcgccgcggcggcgtgggAGCTCACCAAGAAGGGCACCGTCATCTCCTACGACCGCCGCTCGCTCATGGTCGACGGCCGCCGGGAGATCTTCTTCTCCGGCTCCATCCACTACCCGCGGAGTCCGTCGGACATGTGGCCCGACCTCATCGCCAAGGCCAAGGAGGGCGGGCTCAACGTCATCGAGAGCTACGTCTTCTGGAACATCCACGAGCCGGAGAAAGGCGTG CTCAACTTCGAGGGGAGGTACGACATGGTCAAGTTCTTCAAGATGATCCAGGACAACGACATGTACGCCATCGTCCGGATCGGGCCCTTCATCCAGGCAGAATGGAATCATGG AGGGCTGCCCTACTGGCTGAGGGAGATCCCTGACATTGTGTTCCGGACGAACAACGAGCCATTCAAG TCGCACATGGAGAAGTTTGTGAACCTCATAGTGAAAAAGCTCAAGGACGCCAACCTGTTTGCATCGCAAGGAGGTCCCATCATTCTAGCACAG ATTGAGAATGAGTACCAGCACCTGGAGGCGGCGTTCAAAGAGGAAGGCACCAAGTACATCAACTGGGCAGCGAAGATGGCCGAAGCTACCAGCACCGGCGTGCCCTGGATCATGTGCAAGCAGACAAAAGCTCCTGGTGAAGTG ATCCCTACCTGCAACGGGAGGAACTGTGGAGATACATGGCCAGGTCCAACCAACAAGACCAAGCCTCTCTTGTGGACTGAAAACTGGACAGCGCA GTACAGGGTATTCGGTGATCCACCATCCCAGCGTTCGGCCGAGGACATTGCGTTCGCCGTGGCACGCTTCTTCTCTGTGGGCGGTACTATGACAAACTATTACATG TACCATGGAGGGACAAACTTCGGAAGGACGGCTGCCGCCTTTGTGATGCCAAAATACTACGATGAGGCACCTCTTGACGAATTTG GCCTGTACAAGGAGCCTAAATGGGGCCATCTGAGGGACCTGCACCAGGCGCTGAAGCTGTGCAAGAAGGCCCTGCTGTGGGGGACGATGTCGACGCAGCCGCTGGGCAAGCAACTCGAGGCGAGGGTGTTCGAGGTAAAGGATCAGAACGTGTGCGTGGCGTTCCTCTCCAACCACAACACCAAGGACGACGTGACCCTGACCTTCCGAGGACAGCCCTACTTCGTTCCGCGCCACTCCATCAGCATCCTCGCCGACTGCAAGACAGTCGTCTTCAGCACCCAGCAC GTGAACTCCCAGCACAACCAGAGGACGTTCCATTTCACGGACCAGACGGTGCAGAACAACGTGTGGCAGATGTACGACGAGGAGAAGATCCCCAAGTACAAGCAGGCCAAGATCAGGACGCGGAAGCCGGAGGAACTCTACAACCTTACCAAGGACAAGACCGACTACGTCTGGTACACCTCCAG CTTCAAGTTGGAGTCTGATGACATGCCGTTCCGCCGTGACATCCGCCCTGTGCTCGAGGTCAACAGCCATGGCCACGCCTCGGTGGCGTTTGTCAACAACGCCTTCGTAG GATGCGGGCACGGGACCAAGATGAACAAGGCGTTCATGCTCCAGAAGCCCATGGACCTGAAAAAGGGCGTCAACCACATCGCCGTCTTGGCATCAACACTGGGAATGATG GACAGTGGCGCTTACCTGGAGCACCGAGAGGCCGGCATCGACAGGGTGCAGATCACGGGGCTCAACGCCGGCACGCTGGACCTGACGAATAACGGCTGGGGCCACATCGTCAGCCTCGTCGGCGAGCAGAAGGAGATCTACACCGAGAAGGGCATGGGCACCGTCGCCTGGAAGCCCGCCGTGAACGACAAGCCGCTCACATGGTACAAG AGGAACTTCGACATGCCGTCGGGAGATGACCCGGTGGTGCTCGACCTGAGCCCAATGGGCAAGGGCATGATGTTCGTCAACGGCGAGGGCATCGGCCGCTACTGGATCTCCTACAAGCACGCCCTCGGCCGGCCATCGCAGCAGCT GTACCACGTGCCGAGATCCTTCTTGCGCGAGAAGAACAACGTGCTGGTGCTGTTCGAGGAGGAAGGCGGGCACCCGGAAGCGATCATGATCCTGACGGTGAAGCGCGACAACATCTGCACCTTCATGTCGGAGAAGAACCCGGCGCACATCAAGAACTGGCAGCGCGAGGACAGCCAGATCACggcgaagggcggcggcggcggcgacctcaAGCCCCAGGCGACGCTGTCGTGCCCGCCCAAGAAGGTGATCCAGCAGGTGGTGTTCGCGAGCTTCGGCAACCCGCAGGGCATCTGCGGCAACTACACCTTGGGCAACTGCCACACGCCGCGCGCCCACGAGGTGGCGGAGAAGGCCTGCCTTGGCCAGCGGACCTGCACGCTCCCCGTGTCGGCCGACGCGTACGGCGGCGACCTTAAGTGCCCCGGCACCACCGCCACGCTCGCCGTGCAGGCCAAGTGCTCCAAGAGGGCGCCCGGAGCAcccggcgcccccgccgccgccgcgcaatGA
- the LOC112896534 gene encoding probable L-ascorbate peroxidase 4, peroxisomal: MAAPVVDAEYLRQVDRARRQLRALISNKGCAPIMLRLAWHDAGTYDVNTKTGGANGSIRFEEEYTHGSNAGLKIAIDLLEPIKAKNPKITYADLYQLAGVVAVEVTGGPTVEFVPGRRDSSVCPREGRLPDAKKGAPHLRDIFYRMGLTDKDIVALSGGHTLGKAHPERSGFEGAWTQEPLKFDNSYFLELLKGESEGLLQLPTDKALLSDPEFRHYVELYAKDEDAFFKDYAESHKKLSELGFAPRGAASAKTDLPTGAVLAQGAFGVAVAAAVVVAGYLYEASRKAK; the protein is encoded by the exons atgGCGGCTCCGGTGGTGGACGCCGAGTACCTGCGCCAGGTCGACAGGGCGCGCCGCCAGCTCCGCGCCCTCATCTCCAACAAGGGATGCGCCCCAATCATGCTCCGCCTCGC ATGGCATGATGCTGGAACTTATGATGTGAACACAAAAACTGGTGGCGCAAATGGTTCGATTAGATTTgaggaagagtacacccatGGTTCTAATGCTGGTTTAAAGATTGCTATCGATCTCCTTG AGCCAATCAAAGCCAAGAACCCAAAGATAACATACGCAGACCTTTATCAG CTTGCTGGAGTGGTTGCAGTTGAAGTGACTGGTGGGCCAACTGTTGAGTTTGTACCTGGCAGACGC GATTCATCAGTGTGCCCCCGTGAAGGGCGTCTACCAGATGCTAAGAAAG GTGCACCACATCTGAGGGACATCTTTTATCGGATGGGCTTAACAGACAAAGACATTGTAGCTCTATCTGGTGGCCACACTCTG GGAAAGGCTCATCCTGAGAGGTCTGGATTCGAAGGTGCCTGGACACAAGAGCCTCTAAAGTTTGATAACTCATACTTTCT TGAGCTGTTGAAGGGGGAATCTGAGGGGCTTCTTCAGCTCCCTACTGACAAGGCACTATTGTCGGATCCTGAATTTAGGCACTATGTTGAGCTTTATGCAAAG GATGAAGATGCCTTCTTCAAAGACTACGCTGAATCCCACAAGAAACTCTCAGAGCTTGGCTTCGCTCCTCGCGGTGCAGCATCTGCAAAAACAGATCTTCCAACCGGTGCCGTGCTTGCACAGGGTGCCTTTGGGGTAGCAGTTGCTGCGGCTGTAGTTGTTGCTGGCTACTTATACGAGGCTTCCAGGAAGGCCAAGTAG
- the LOC112898394 gene encoding putative F-box protein At4g10190, translated as MSLTTPEKQRGNTITNNDEEIKGAAALPEDQVFELLTRVPLDDLAACRVVSTRWRRITYEPAFAPLHCRRAAAVSGYFVQSMARHRYRADFVSMHASPAPAVSLDFLPSAHVRLEAVAAHRGLACCVEADTRRRPCYYVCKPATRQWRALPNPRVRFRTAATAMVARPSSGGSAAAEFKVARFSVPALRDRLRCEVFDSRRFAWRRAGDVPLCPDSLDPSAPAVRAHGAVHWLRWPDQLTGAQDVFAFDLRTEAWRLVPLPREVDERDDPWARKQISAVEGRLCLMVTTEAAAVDEEVLEVWEMAGYAEGRWEKKMAVSLKSLQAQEGNAMILQDFFSSDVAFLDTFCRVMWYDFLRGKMAEVEVNHVCIQQVFKYESDLIPCELGKARHPPLPARAPSSKEAQRGDCNCMHALMNFNPLTMMPTN; from the exons ATGTCGCTGACAACGCCGGAGAAGCAGCGGGGCAACACCATCACCAACAACGACGAGGAGATCAAGGGCGCCGCCGCCTTGCCCGAGGACCAGGTGTTCGAGCTGCTCACCCGCGTGCCGCTCGACGACCTCGCCGCGTGCCGCGTGGTGTCCACCCGCTGGCGGCGCATCACCTACGAGCCGGCGTTCGCGCCGCTGCactgccgccgcgccgccgccgtctcgggcTACTTCGTCCAGAGCATGGCGCGCCACCGCTACCGCGCCGACTTCGTCTCCATGCACGcctccccggcgccggcggtcTCGCTGGACTTCCTGCCGTCCGCGCACGTTCGTCTggaggccgtggcggcgcaccGCGGCCTCGCCTGCTGCGTCGAGGCCGAcacgcggcggcggccctgCTACTACGTGTGCAAGCCGGCCACGCGGCAGTGGCGGGCGCTGCCCAACCCGCGGGTGCGGTTCCGCACGGCCGCCACGGCCATGGTGGCGCGGCCCTCGTCGGGCGGCTCCGCGGCCGCCGAGTTCAAGGTCGCCCGCTTCTCCGTCCCGGCGCTGCGCGACCGCCTCCGCTGCGAGGTGTTCGACTCGCGGCGGTTCGCGTGGCGCCGCGCCGGGGACGTGCCGCTGTGCCCGGATTCGCTCGACCCGTCGGCGCCCGCCGTGCGCGCCCACGGCGCCGTGCACTGGCTCCGGTGGCCCGACCAGCTGACGGGCGCGCAGGACGTGTTCGCGTTCGACCTCAGGAccgaggcgtggcggctcgtcCCGCTGCCGCGGGAGGTAGACGAGAGGGACGACCCCTGGGCGCGCAAGCAGATATCGGCCGTGGAGGGGAGGCTGTGCCTGATGGTGACCACGGAGGCCGCCGCCGTGGACGAGGAGGTGTTGGAGGTGTGGGAGATGGCCGGGTACGCGGAGGGGAGGTGGGAGAAGAAGATGGCGGTGAGCTTGAAGAGCCTCCAAGCGCAGGAAGGGAACGCCATGATCCTCCAAGACTTCTTCTCCTCGGACGTCGCCTTCCTGGACACTTTCTGCAGAGTCATGTG GTATGATTTCTTGAGAGGGAAGATGGCAGAGGTGGAAGTGAACCACGTCTGCATACAGCAGGTCTTCAAGTACGAATCCGACCTGATCCCCTGCGAGTTGGGCAAAGCACGCCATCCTCCTCTTCCAGCTCGCGCGCCGTCGTCCAAGGAGGCGCAGAGAGGAGACTGCAACTGCATGCATGCTCTGATGAACTTCAATCCTCTCACGATGATGCCGACAAATTAA
- the LOC112896535 gene encoding protein FD-like isoform X1: MEPQRGGEQLAWGATGAASPCLCPAAVASSAAGAPAGNVFPRQALEQEMLRRAELQLQGGGGGDRRRERKMKNRESAARSRARRLAYVNELEKEVSLLRAEKEELRRLCEEVGSGMLLPHCFQLKEAAEAPAKRGPHQRLQRTSSAPF, from the exons ATGGAGCCGCAGCGAGGAGGGGAGCAGCTCGCGTGGGGGGCGACGGGCGCCGCCTCGCCCTgcctctgccccgccgccgTGGCATCGTCAGCCGCGGGCGCACCCGCAGGTAACGTGTTCCCCCGCcaggcgctggagcaggagatgctgcgccgcgccgagctgcagctgcagggcggcggcgggggcgaccGGCGGAGGGAGCGGAAGATGAAGAACCGCGAGTCGGCGGCGCGGTCCCGCGCGCGCAGGCTGGCGTACGTGAACGAGCTGGAGAAGGAGGTGAGCCTTCTCCGCGCCGAGAAAGAGGAGCTCAGGAGGCTCTGCGAGGAGGTCGGTAGCGGCATGCTTCTGCCGCATTGCTTTCAG ctgaaggaggcggcggaggcgccggCGAAGAGGGGCCCCCATCAGCGGCTGCAGAGGACGTCCTCCGCGCCGTTCTAG
- the LOC112898563 gene encoding proteasome subunit alpha type-7-A, whose translation MARYDRAITVFSPDGHLFQVEYALEAVRKGNAAVGVRGVDTVVLGVEKKSTPKLQDSRSVRKIASLDTHIALACAGLKADARVLINRARVECQSHRLTVEDPVTVEYITRFIAGLQQKYTQSGGVRPFGLSTLIVGFDPYTKKPALYQTDPSGTFSAWKANATGRNSNSMREFLEKNYKETSGKETIKLAIRALLEVVESGGKNIEVAVMTHKDGLRELEEAEIDEYVAEIEAEKAAAEAAKKGAPKET comes from the exons ATGGCCCGCTACGACCGCGCGATCACCGTCTTCTCCCCCGACGGCCACCTCTTCCAGGTCGAGTACGCCCTCGAGGCCGTCCGCAAGGGCAACGCCGCCGTCGGCGTCCGCGGCGTCGACACCGTCGTCCTCGGCGTCGAGAAGAAGTCCACCCCCAAGCTCCAGGACTCCAG GTCCGTGCGCAAGATCGCGAGCCTGGACACCCACATCGCGCTGGCGTGCGCGGGGCTCAAGGCCGACGCGCGCGTGCTCATCAACCGCGCCCGCGTCGAGTGCCAGAGCCACCGCCTCACCGTCGAGGACCCCGTCACCGTCGAGTACATCACGCGCTTCATCGCCGGCCTGCAGCAGAAGTACACGCAGAGCGGAGGGGTCCGCCCCTTCGGCCTCTCCACCCTCATCGTCGGGTTCGACCCCTACACCAAGAAGCCCGCCCTGTACCAGACCGACCCATCGGGGACCTTCTCCGCCTGGAAGGCCAACGCCACCGGCCGCAACTCCAACTCCATGCGCGAGTTCCTCGAGAAGAACTACAAGGAGACGTCAGGCAAGGAGACCATCAAGCTCGCCATCAGAGCACTCCTTGAG GTTGTTGAGAGTGGCGGCAAGAACATTGAGGTTGCAGTGATGACACACAAGGATGGCCTTCGCGAGCTTGAAGAGGCGGAGATTGATGAATATGTCGCTGAGATCGAGGCAGAGAAGGCCGCCGCCGAGGCTGCAAAGAAGGGGGCACCGAAGGAAACATGA
- the LOC112897860 gene encoding myb-related protein Zm38-like: MGRSPCCEKAHTNKGAWTKEEDDRLVAYIRAHGEGCWRSLPKAAGLLRCGKSCRLRWINYLRPDLKRGNFTADEDDLIIKLHSLLGNKWSLIAARLPGRTDNEIKNYWNTHIRRKLIGRGIDPVTHRPLADAASNVTISFQPDAHPPPPQQQLSEAAEAPQQQLKPPRCPDLNLDLCISPPCHQEEDQELKPVVVKREVLQAGHGGGLCFGCSLGLQKGAAGCSCSNSHFLGLRVGMLDFRGLEMK, translated from the exons ATGGGGCGGTCGCCGTGCTGCGAGAAGGCGCATACCAACAAGGGCGCCTGGACCAAGGAGGAGGACGACCGCCTGGTCGCCTACATCCGGGCGCACGGCGAGGGCTGCTGGCGCTCCCTCCCCAAGGCCGCGGGCCTCCTGCGCTGCGGCAAGAGCTGCCGCCTGCGCTGGATCAACTACCTCCGCCCGGACCTCAAGCGCGGCAACTTCACCGCCGACGAGGACGACCTCATCATCAAGCTCCACAGCCTCCTCGGAAACAA GTGGTCGCTGATCGCCGCGCGCCTCCCCGGCCGCACCGACAACGAGATCAAGAACTACTGGAACACGCACATCCGCCGGAAGCTCATCGGCAGGGGCATCGACCCCGTCACGCACCGCCCCCTCGCCGACGCCGCCAGCAACGTCACCATCTCCTTCCAGCCCGACGCTCATCCGccgccaccgcagcagcagctcaGTGAGGCCGCCGAGGcgccgcagcagcagctcaAGCCACCCAGGTGCCCCGACCTCAACCTCGACCTCTGCATCAGCCCGCCCTGCCACCAGGAAGAGGAccaggagctcaagcccgtCGTCGTCAAGCGCGAGGTGCTCCAGGCCGGCCACGGCGGAGGGCTCTGCTTCGGCTGCAGCCTGGGCCTCCAGAAGGGCGCCGCCGGGTGCAGCTGCAGCAACAGCCACTTCCTGGGGCTCAGGGTCGGCATGCTCGACTTCAGAGGCCTCGAGATGAAGTGA
- the LOC112897678 gene encoding uncharacterized protein LOC112897678 — protein sequence MEAEVVKPPPVASVSVSMSSVSPSASAAGPAGAGGEFTADDLAAADQLVQLSVSGGGDDDEEDNQHEAFSSSSSPRSVNNAARGEVEDEEDSGVVDRRVRKRYRLVAELYAATRQVKAGAGARGKSKRNSSTDGIPRN from the coding sequence ATGGAGGCGGAGGTCGtcaagccgccgccggtggcgtCCGTGTCCGTGTCCATGTCGTCGGTGTCGCCGTCGGCCTCTGCTGCCGGGCCCGCGGGCGCCGGCGGGGAGTTCACGGCGGACGACCTCGCGGCGGCGGACCAGCTGGTGCAGCTCAGCgtcagcggcggcggggacgacgacgaggaggacaACCAGCACGAGGCgttctcgtcgtcgtcgtctcctCGGTCGGTGAACAACGCGGCGCGGGGCGAGGTGGAAGATGAGGAGGATTCCGGGGTGGTGGACCGGAGGGTCAGGAAGCGGTACCGGCTGGTGGCGGAGCTCTACGCCGCCACCAGGCAGGTcaaggccggcgccggcgcccgcggcAAGAGCAAGCGGAATAGCAGCACGGACGGGATACCCCGGAACTGA